One region of Streptomyces sp. NBC_00442 genomic DNA includes:
- a CDS encoding NPCBM/NEW2 domain-containing protein has protein sequence MQSPIRTRVALAGAAVLGLLAVFAGPGSAQADPSAADPAGTSVGDVTGFEAAPGAVFTLHAGAAEARVGFVAADTFRIQLAPDGKFTDPTGSDIVLPQGKPPAARWKDKGDRYEMSTDKVTLRAFKSPLRFALYTADGTQLWAETKPLSWTKDTTTQTLNRGATEQFYGGGMQNGRGNTSHRDQTVEVGVDDNWNDGGHPNSVPFYLSTAGYGVFRNTYAPNTYVFGQPVTASAKEQRFDAYYFAGDPKQVIGDYTQLTGKPFLPPVYGLEPGDSDCYLHNANRGERHTLDALKVADAYRTNDMPNGWMLVNDGYGCGYENLAETGAGLQKDSMHMGLWTEDGLDKLADQVKAGQRVAKLDVAWVGDGYKHALDGCKAAYQGIEDNSDARGFTWAPESWSGAQRCGVQWSGDQSGSWDYIRWQIPTYAGATLSGLAYTSGDIDGIFGGSPKTYTRDLEWKSFLPAVMTMDGWAASDKQPYQYGEPYTSVNRSYLKLKESLLPYMYSYAHEATTTGVGAVRPLALEYPDDPKAATDAAKYEFLSGEDFLVAPVYQDTAVRDGIYLPKGTWTDYWSGRTYQGPTTVDHYSAPLDTLPLFVKAGAAIPMWPGIRSYQDRTADSPLAWDIYPQGRSSFQLYEDDGVTRANRTGAYATQRADVVAPQRGSGDVTVHVGANEGRFTGKQTARPYQLTVHTGSAPSRVEVQGRGLARLGSKAAYEKAATGWYYDPSDRGGVVLVKTATLRTDKAFDVELGGTSAVGGRTPGAAVALAAPAGQELGAGAAGAVAVDVTAGSKEARDVRVSLAAPAGWTVTPAPALDRIPAGTTRRVEVGVTPAKDAKPGEVTLTANASSDKGSSQQRIAVSVMPAPPAGDTWASDMTWLTSTNGYGPPERDRSNGESGAADGHPLTLAGTTYAKGIGAHADSDIEVYTGGKCTAFTADAGIDDEINGYGEVAFSVEADGKVLWTSPKVTGASATVPVNVPLGGASHVHLKITDTNSSKSGDHGDWAAAKFSCS, from the coding sequence ATGCAATCACCAATACGCACGAGAGTGGCGCTCGCGGGTGCGGCCGTGCTCGGTCTGCTCGCGGTGTTCGCGGGACCCGGCAGCGCGCAGGCGGACCCGTCCGCCGCCGACCCGGCCGGTACCTCCGTCGGCGACGTGACCGGTTTCGAGGCCGCCCCCGGCGCCGTCTTCACGCTGCACGCGGGCGCGGCCGAAGCCCGCGTCGGCTTCGTCGCCGCCGACACCTTCCGCATCCAACTGGCCCCGGACGGGAAGTTCACCGACCCGACCGGCTCCGACATCGTCCTGCCGCAGGGCAAACCGCCCGCCGCCCGCTGGAAGGACAAGGGCGACCGCTATGAAATGAGCACCGACAAGGTCACCCTGCGCGCCTTCAAGTCCCCGCTGCGCTTCGCCCTCTACACGGCGGACGGCACCCAGCTCTGGGCCGAGACCAAGCCGCTCAGCTGGACCAAGGACACCACCACCCAGACCCTGAACCGCGGCGCCACCGAGCAGTTCTACGGCGGCGGCATGCAGAACGGCCGCGGCAACACCTCCCACCGAGACCAGACCGTCGAGGTCGGCGTCGACGACAACTGGAACGACGGCGGCCACCCCAACTCCGTGCCGTTCTACCTCTCGACGGCCGGCTACGGCGTCTTCCGCAACACGTACGCCCCCAACACGTACGTCTTCGGACAGCCCGTCACCGCGAGCGCCAAGGAACAGCGCTTCGACGCCTACTACTTCGCCGGTGACCCCAAGCAGGTCATCGGCGACTACACCCAGTTGACCGGCAAGCCGTTCCTGCCGCCGGTCTACGGGCTCGAACCCGGCGACTCCGACTGCTATCTGCACAACGCCAACCGCGGTGAGCGCCACACCCTGGACGCGCTCAAGGTCGCGGACGCGTACAGGACCAATGACATGCCCAACGGCTGGATGCTGGTCAACGACGGCTACGGCTGCGGTTACGAGAACCTCGCCGAGACCGGCGCCGGCCTCCAGAAGGACTCGATGCACATGGGCCTGTGGACCGAGGACGGGCTCGACAAGCTCGCCGACCAGGTCAAGGCCGGTCAGCGCGTAGCCAAGCTCGACGTGGCCTGGGTCGGCGACGGATACAAGCACGCGCTCGACGGCTGCAAGGCCGCCTACCAGGGCATCGAGGACAACAGCGACGCCCGCGGCTTCACCTGGGCCCCCGAGAGCTGGTCCGGCGCCCAGCGCTGCGGCGTGCAGTGGTCGGGCGACCAGTCGGGCAGCTGGGACTACATCCGCTGGCAGATCCCGACCTACGCGGGTGCGACCCTCTCCGGTCTCGCCTACACCAGCGGCGACATCGACGGCATCTTCGGCGGCAGCCCCAAGACGTACACCCGCGACCTGGAGTGGAAGTCGTTCCTGCCCGCCGTGATGACCATGGACGGCTGGGCCGCGAGCGACAAGCAGCCCTACCAGTACGGGGAGCCCTACACCTCCGTCAACCGCAGCTACCTCAAGCTCAAGGAGTCGCTGCTGCCCTACATGTACTCCTACGCCCACGAGGCCACCACGACAGGCGTGGGCGCGGTCAGGCCGCTCGCGCTCGAATATCCCGACGACCCGAAGGCCGCCACCGACGCCGCCAAGTACGAGTTCCTGTCCGGCGAGGACTTCCTGGTCGCCCCGGTCTACCAGGACACGGCCGTACGCGACGGCATCTACCTGCCCAAGGGCACCTGGACCGACTACTGGAGCGGCCGCACCTACCAGGGCCCGACGACCGTCGACCACTACAGCGCGCCGCTGGACACGCTGCCCCTGTTCGTGAAGGCCGGGGCCGCGATCCCGATGTGGCCCGGCATCCGCTCGTACCAGGACCGCACCGCCGACTCCCCGCTCGCCTGGGACATCTACCCCCAGGGCCGCTCCTCCTTCCAGCTGTACGAGGACGACGGCGTGACCCGCGCCAACCGGACCGGCGCCTACGCCACCCAGCGCGCCGACGTCGTCGCCCCGCAGCGCGGCTCCGGCGACGTGACCGTCCACGTGGGCGCCAACGAGGGCCGGTTCACGGGCAAGCAGACCGCACGCCCGTACCAGCTCACGGTGCACACCGGGAGCGCGCCCTCGCGGGTCGAGGTCCAGGGCCGCGGCCTCGCCCGGCTCGGCTCGAAGGCCGCGTACGAGAAGGCGGCCACCGGCTGGTACTACGACCCGAGCGACCGGGGCGGCGTCGTCCTGGTGAAGACCGCGACCCTGCGCACGGACAAGGCGTTCGACGTGGAACTCGGGGGGACCAGCGCCGTGGGCGGCAGGACGCCGGGTGCCGCGGTCGCGCTGGCCGCGCCCGCGGGCCAGGAACTCGGCGCCGGAGCGGCCGGCGCGGTGGCGGTGGACGTCACCGCCGGAAGCAAGGAAGCCCGCGATGTCCGGGTCTCCCTCGCCGCGCCCGCCGGCTGGACCGTGACTCCGGCCCCCGCGCTCGACCGGATCCCGGCCGGCACCACCCGGCGGGTCGAGGTGGGCGTCACCCCCGCCAAGGACGCCAAGCCGGGCGAGGTCACTCTCACCGCCAACGCGTCGTCGGACAAGGGAAGTTCGCAGCAGCGGATCGCTGTCTCGGTGATGCCGGCGCCGCCCGCCGGCGACACCTGGGCCAGTGACATGACCTGGCTGACGTCCACCAACGGATACGGCCCGCCCGAGCGCGACCGTTCCAACGGCGAGTCCGGCGCGGCCGACGGCCACCCCCTCACCCTCGCGGGTACGACCTACGCCAAGGGCATCGGCGCACACGCCGACTCCGACATCGAGGTCTACACCGGCGGGAAGTGCACCGCCTTCACCGCCGACGCCGGCATCGACGACGAGATCAACGGCTACGGGGAGGTGGCCTTCTCCGTGGAGGCGGACGGCAAGGTCCTGTGGACCTCGCCGAAGGTGACCGGCGCCTCGGCCACCGTGCCGGTGAACGTTCCGCTCGGCGGGGCGAGCCACGTCCATCTGAAGATCACCGACACCAACAGCTCCAAGTCCGGCGACCACGGAGACTGGGCCGCCGCGAAATTCAGCTGCTCCTAG
- a CDS encoding NADP-dependent succinic semialdehyde dehydrogenase, whose amino-acid sequence MAIATVSPATGETLKSFGAMGPEEVERRLATAGTAFAAYRTTAFGERARLALRAADLLDGDRDDIARTMTLEMGKPVVAARAEAAKCAKALRWYAEHAEALLADEEPAEDDVRDSGAERARVHYRPLGVVLAVMPWNFPLWQVVRFAAPALMAGNVALLKHASNVPQTALYLEDLFRRAGFPDGCFQTLLIGSDGVEKVLRDRRVAAATLTGSEPAGRSVAAICGDEIKKTVLELGGSDPYLVLASADVERAARTAVTARTQNNGQSCIAAKRFIVHDEVYDAFAEQFTAGMRALTVGDPLDEGTDIGPLASEQGRSDLEELVEDALRKGATALCGGGRPEGVDAGWFYLPTVLAGVTADMRIHHEETFGPVATLYRVRDLGEALSIANDTPFGLSSNVWTRDGTEVDRCVRDLQAGGVFFNGMTASHPALPFGGVKRSGYGRELSGHGIREFCNATTVWHGAEPSDS is encoded by the coding sequence ATGGCCATCGCCACCGTGAGTCCGGCTACCGGTGAGACGCTCAAGAGCTTCGGGGCCATGGGGCCCGAGGAGGTCGAGCGGCGGCTCGCGACGGCCGGGACCGCCTTCGCGGCGTACCGCACGACCGCGTTCGGGGAGCGGGCGCGGCTCGCGCTGAGGGCGGCCGACCTCCTCGACGGCGACCGGGACGACATCGCTCGCACCATGACCCTGGAGATGGGCAAGCCGGTCGTGGCGGCTCGCGCCGAGGCCGCGAAGTGCGCGAAGGCGCTGCGCTGGTACGCCGAGCACGCCGAGGCCCTGCTCGCCGACGAGGAGCCGGCCGAGGACGACGTCCGCGACTCCGGCGCCGAGCGGGCCCGGGTCCACTACCGGCCGCTCGGCGTGGTCCTCGCCGTGATGCCGTGGAACTTCCCGCTGTGGCAGGTCGTGCGGTTCGCGGCGCCCGCGCTGATGGCGGGCAACGTGGCCCTGCTCAAGCACGCCTCGAACGTGCCGCAGACGGCGCTGTACCTGGAGGATCTGTTCCGCAGGGCCGGTTTTCCCGACGGGTGCTTCCAGACGCTCCTGATCGGCTCCGACGGTGTCGAGAAGGTGCTGCGCGACCGGCGGGTGGCGGCGGCCACACTGACGGGCAGCGAGCCCGCCGGCCGTTCGGTCGCGGCGATCTGCGGTGACGAGATCAAGAAGACGGTGCTCGAACTCGGCGGCAGCGACCCCTATCTGGTGCTCGCGTCCGCGGACGTCGAGCGCGCGGCGCGGACCGCGGTGACGGCCCGCACGCAGAACAACGGGCAGTCCTGCATCGCCGCGAAGCGCTTCATCGTGCACGACGAGGTGTACGACGCCTTCGCGGAGCAATTCACCGCCGGGATGCGGGCGTTGACGGTCGGCGATCCGCTCGACGAGGGCACCGACATCGGCCCGCTCGCCAGCGAACAGGGCCGGAGCGACCTGGAGGAGCTGGTCGAGGACGCCCTGCGCAAGGGGGCGACCGCGCTGTGCGGCGGCGGCCGCCCGGAGGGCGTCGACGCGGGCTGGTTCTATCTGCCGACCGTCCTTGCCGGCGTCACCGCGGACATGCGGATCCACCATGAGGAGACGTTCGGCCCGGTCGCCACGCTGTACCGGGTGCGGGACCTCGGCGAGGCGCTGTCGATCGCCAACGACACGCCGTTCGGGCTGAGTTCCAATGTCTGGACCCGCGACGGCACGGAGGTGGACCGCTGCGTCCGCGACCTTCAGGCGGGCGGCGTGTTCTTCAACGGGATGACCGCCTCCCACCCGGCCCTGCCGTTCGGCGGGGTCAAGCGCTCGGGGTACGGCCGCGAGCTCTCCGGCCACGGCATCCGCGAGTTCTGCAACGCGACGACGGTGTGGCACGGGGCGGAGCCGTCGGACTCCTGA
- a CDS encoding PAC2 family protein, whose product MIELEGVPELVDPVMIAAFEGWNDAGDAASSAVAHLDTVWKGEVFAALDAEDYYDFQVNRPTVWLDGGVRKITWPTTRLSVVRVGGDKPRDLVLVRGIEPSMRWRSFCNEILGFAHELGVEMVVVLGALLGDTPHTRPVPVSGVTSDPDLARTMDLEETRYEGPTGIVGILQEACTHAGVPAVSLWAAVPHYVSQPPNPKATLALLNRLEDLIDLRIPLGELAEDARAWQLGVDQLAAEDSEVAEYVQTLEEARDTADLPEASGEAIAREFERYLRRRDGGPGPGGQGAAGSHATEGDGSYLRDTSSGRTRPPKPPKTDDPGEESPEE is encoded by the coding sequence GTGATCGAGCTGGAGGGCGTTCCCGAGCTGGTCGACCCGGTCATGATCGCCGCGTTCGAGGGCTGGAACGACGCGGGCGACGCCGCCTCCTCCGCGGTCGCGCACCTGGACACGGTGTGGAAGGGCGAGGTCTTCGCCGCGCTGGACGCCGAGGACTACTACGACTTCCAGGTCAACCGGCCCACCGTGTGGCTGGACGGCGGGGTCCGCAAGATCACATGGCCCACCACCCGGCTCTCCGTCGTCCGCGTCGGCGGCGACAAGCCGCGCGACCTGGTGCTGGTGCGCGGCATCGAGCCGTCGATGCGCTGGCGCTCGTTCTGCAACGAGATCCTGGGCTTCGCCCATGAGCTGGGCGTGGAGATGGTGGTGGTCCTGGGCGCGCTGCTCGGCGACACCCCGCACACCCGTCCGGTGCCGGTGAGCGGCGTGACCAGCGACCCGGATCTGGCACGGACCATGGATCTGGAGGAGACCCGCTACGAGGGACCGACGGGCATCGTCGGCATCCTTCAGGAGGCGTGCACCCATGCGGGCGTGCCCGCGGTGAGCCTGTGGGCCGCGGTGCCGCACTACGTGTCGCAGCCGCCGAACCCGAAGGCCACGCTCGCCCTGCTCAACCGCCTGGAAGACCTGATCGACCTCAGGATTCCGCTCGGTGAGCTCGCCGAGGACGCCCGTGCCTGGCAGCTCGGCGTCGACCAACTGGCCGCCGAGGACAGCGAGGTGGCGGAGTACGTGCAGACCCTGGAGGAGGCGCGGGACACCGCGGATCTCCCGGAGGCGTCCGGCGAGGCCATCGCCCGGGAGTTCGAGCGCTACCTCAGGCGGCGCGACGGCGGTCCCGGTCCCGGCGGACAGGGCGCCGCCGGCAGTCACGCCACCGAGGGTGACGGCTCGTACCTGAGGGACACCTCCAGCGGGCGCACCCGGCCGCCGAAGCCGCCGAAGACGGACGACCCCGGCGAGGAGTCCCCCGAGGAGTAG
- a CDS encoding FadR/GntR family transcriptional regulator, which produces MAVTDEAIEKIKDMILSGALRPGDRLPRESELAAELGLSRNSLREAVRALSLIRVLDVRQGDGTYVTSLDPRLLLGAMSFVVDIHRDDTALEFLAVRRVLEPAATAMAAAHITEPQLDALASGLDALGGSPAVAELAAADLAFHRDIAAASGNSVLCCLLDGLSGPATRARIWRGLAEEEAVGRTLGEHRAILSALRDRDAEAARSWATVHIAGVETWLRSRR; this is translated from the coding sequence ATGGCTGTCACCGACGAGGCCATCGAGAAGATCAAGGACATGATCCTCTCCGGTGCGCTGCGTCCGGGCGACCGGCTTCCCCGGGAGAGCGAACTCGCCGCGGAACTCGGCCTGTCCCGCAACTCGCTGCGCGAAGCGGTCCGTGCGCTGTCCCTGATCCGCGTCCTGGACGTCCGGCAGGGCGACGGCACCTACGTCACGAGTCTCGATCCCCGGCTCCTGCTGGGGGCGATGAGCTTCGTCGTCGACATCCACCGCGACGACACGGCCCTGGAGTTCCTCGCGGTGCGCCGCGTCTTGGAGCCGGCCGCCACGGCGATGGCGGCGGCGCACATCACCGAGCCCCAACTCGACGCGCTGGCATCGGGGTTGGATGCGCTGGGCGGGTCGCCGGCGGTGGCGGAGCTGGCCGCGGCCGACCTCGCGTTCCACCGGGACATCGCGGCCGCGTCGGGGAACTCGGTGCTGTGCTGCCTCCTGGACGGCCTGTCGGGTCCCGCCACCCGGGCGCGGATCTGGCGGGGTCTGGCCGAGGAGGAGGCGGTGGGCCGCACGCTGGGTGAGCACCGGGCGATCCTGTCCGCTCTGCGGGACCGGGACGCGGAAGCCGCGCGGAGCTGGGCGACGGTGCACATCGCGGGTGTGGAGACGTGGCTGAGGTCGCGGCGGTAG